A stretch of the Vigna radiata var. radiata cultivar VC1973A chromosome 7, Vradiata_ver6, whole genome shotgun sequence genome encodes the following:
- the LOC106768812 gene encoding eukaryotic initiation factor 4A-15 produces the protein MAGLAPEGSQFDANKYDSKMNDLLSSDGQDFFTSYDEVYESFDAMGLQENLLRGIYAYGFEKPSAIQQRGIVPFCKGLDVIQQAQSGTGKTATFCSGILEQLDYSLTQCQALVLAPTRELAQQIEKVMRALGDYLGVKVHACVGGTSVREDQRILSSGVHVVVGTPGRVFDMLRRQSLQPDHIKMFVLDEADEMLSRGFKDQIYDIFQLLPSKIQVGVFSATMPPEALEITRKFMNKPVRILVKRDELTLEGIKQFYVNVEKEEWKLDTLCDLYETLAITQSVIFVNTRRKVDWLTDKMRSRDHTVSATHGDMDQNTRDIIMREFRSGSSRVLITTDLLARGIDVQQVSLVINYDLPTQPENYLHRIGRSGRFGRKGVAINFVTKDDDKMLFDIQKFYNVIVEELPSNVAELL, from the exons ATGGCTGGACTTGCGCCTGAGGGGTCACAGTTCGATGCGAACAAATATGACTCCAAAATGAATGACTT gCTATCTTCTGATGGACAGGATTTCTTCACATCCTATGATGAGGTTTATGAGAGTTTTGATGCTATGGGACTGCAGGAGAATCTTCTGAGAGGCATTTACGCATATg GTTTCGAAAAGCCATCAGCCATTCAGCAAAGGGGTATAGTTCCCTTCTGCAAGGGACTTGATGTTATTCAACAGGCTCAGTCTGGAACTGGGAAGACAGCCACTTTCTGCTCCGGTATTCTGGAGCAACTTGACTATAGCTTGACGCAATGCCAGGCCTTGGTTTTAGCACCAACTCGTGAGCTTGCTCAGCAGATTGAAAAGGTTATGCGGGCACTTGGAGATTATCTTGGTGTTAAGGTTCATGCCTGTGTGGGAGGTACCAGTGTCCGTGAAGACCAACGCATTTTATCTAGCGGTGTTCATGTCGTGGTTGGTACCCCTGGCCGTGTGTTTGATATGCTTCGTAGGCAATCACTCCAACCAGATCACATCAAGATGTTTGTATTGGATGAGGCTGATGAGATGCTTTCCCGAGGTTTTAAGGATCAG ATATATGATATATTCCAGCTGCTGCCGTCTAAGATTCAAGTGGGAGTTTTCTCAGCCACAATGCCTCCTGAGGCCCTTGAGATTACGAGGAAGTTCATGAACAAACCTGTGAGGATCCTTGTAAAGCGTGATGAGCTCACCTTGGAGGGTATAAAGCAGTTTTATGTCAATGTTGAGAAAGAGGAATGGAAGCTGGACACCCTCTGTGATCTTTATGAGACGTTAGCAATCACCCAGAGTGTCATTTTTGTGAACACCAGAAGGAAAGTTGATTGGTTGACTGACAAAATGAGAAGCCGTGACCACACTGTTTCAGCAACCCATGGAGACATGGACCAGAATACCAGGGACATTATTATGCGTGAATTCCGATCTGGTTCTTCCCGTGTCTTGATTACTACTGATCTTTTGGCCCGTGGTATCGATGTCCAACAAGTGTCTCTAGTTATAAATTACGACCTCCCTACACAGCCTGAGAACTATCTGCATCGTATTGGTCGTAGTGGAAGGTTTGGCAGGAAGGGTGTGGCTATCAACTTTGTCACAAAGGATGACGATAAAATGCTGTTTGACATCCAGAAGTTTTATAACGTGATTGTTGAGGAGCTGCCTTCAAATGTTGCTGAGCTCCTTTAA
- the LOC106768335 gene encoding THO complex subunit 6 isoform X1, with amino-acid sequence MYGDATNWDENAYRETVLKEREIQTRTVFRTAWAPPYNLDTLLVASSDGSVASYSISSSIAASKLKNPFGFVNADTDKLSVEPNCFIQAHCGPAYDVKFYGDGEDALLLSCGDDGRIRGWKWKEFSSPRYSVSSQGNDTKPVLDMVNPQHKGPWGALSPIPENNALAVNTQEGSVFAASGDSCAYCWDVETGKVKMVFKGHMEYLHCIVARNSSNQIITGSEDGTTRIWDCKSGKCTQVIDQVKHLKLKGSASWVGCVALDASESWLACSSGRNISLWNLPASECVSKIPTRATVQDMLFDNNQILTVGTDPLLNRFDMNGTILSQIQCAPSSSFSISLHPAGVMAVGGYGGLVDVISQFGSHMCTFHC; translated from the exons ATGTATGGTGACGCCACCAACTGGGACGAAAATGCATACAGGGAAACGGTTCTCAAGGAGAGGGAAATCCAAACGCGAACCGTTTTCCGAACCGCTTGGGCTCCGCCCTACAATCTCGACACTCTCCTTGTTGCCTCTAGCGACGGTTCCGTCGCATCCTACTCCATCTCTTCCTCCATCGCCGCTTCTAAGCTAAAAAAC CCTTTTGGTTTTGTTAATGCGGATACAGATAA ATTGTCAGTTGAACCTAATTGCTTCATTCAAGCGCATTGTGGACCTGCGTATGATGTCAAATTTTATGGTGACGGTGAAGATGCTTTGTTGCTGAG CTGTGGTGATGATGGTCGGATTCGAGGATGGAAGTGGAAGGAATTTTCAAGCCCTCGGTATTCTGTTTCTTCACAAG GAAATGACACGAAGCCTGTACTTGATATGGTGAATCCTCAACACAA AGGTCCTTGGGGTGCGCTTTCACCTATTCCTGAGAATAACGCTCTTGCTGTTAATACTCAG GAGGGATCAGTTTTTGCTGCATCTGGTGATTCTTGTGCATATTGTTGGGATGTG GAAACTGGCAAAGTGAAAATGGTATTCAAGGGGCACATGGAGTATTTGCATTGTATAGTTGCACGCAACTCGTCCAATCAG ATCATAACAGGTTCGGAGGATGGGACAACACGAATTTGGG ATTGCAAAAGTGGAAAGTGTACCCAAGTAATTGATCAAGTAAAACATTTGAAGTTGAAAGGATCTGCTTCGTGGGTTGGCTGTGTTGCTTTAGATGCAAGTGAGAGTTGGTTG GCTTGCAGTAGTGGACGAAATATATCACTTTGGAACCTGCCTGCTTCTGAATGTGTATCAAAAATTCCAACGCGTGCTACTGTACAGGACATGTTATTTGACAATAATCAA ATTTTGACTGTTGGTACAGATCCTCTGCTCAATCGCTTTGACATGAATGGCACGATCCTTTCACAAATACAGTGTGCTCCTTCGTCATCTTTTTCTATCTCCTTACATCCTGCAGGG GTTATGGCAGTTGGAGGCTATGGTGGCCTTGTTGATGTTATCTCACAATTTGGCAGTCACATGTGCACATTTCATTGTTAA
- the LOC106768335 gene encoding THO complex subunit 6 isoform X2 gives MYGDATNWDENAYRETVLKEREIQTRTVFRTAWAPPYNLDTLLVASSDGSVASYSISSSIAASKLKNPFGFVNADTDNCGDDGRIRGWKWKEFSSPRYSVSSQGNDTKPVLDMVNPQHKGPWGALSPIPENNALAVNTQEGSVFAASGDSCAYCWDVETGKVKMVFKGHMEYLHCIVARNSSNQIITGSEDGTTRIWDCKSGKCTQVIDQVKHLKLKGSASWVGCVALDASESWLACSSGRNISLWNLPASECVSKIPTRATVQDMLFDNNQILTVGTDPLLNRFDMNGTILSQIQCAPSSSFSISLHPAGVMAVGGYGGLVDVISQFGSHMCTFHC, from the exons ATGTATGGTGACGCCACCAACTGGGACGAAAATGCATACAGGGAAACGGTTCTCAAGGAGAGGGAAATCCAAACGCGAACCGTTTTCCGAACCGCTTGGGCTCCGCCCTACAATCTCGACACTCTCCTTGTTGCCTCTAGCGACGGTTCCGTCGCATCCTACTCCATCTCTTCCTCCATCGCCGCTTCTAAGCTAAAAAAC CCTTTTGGTTTTGTTAATGCGGATACAGATAA CTGTGGTGATGATGGTCGGATTCGAGGATGGAAGTGGAAGGAATTTTCAAGCCCTCGGTATTCTGTTTCTTCACAAG GAAATGACACGAAGCCTGTACTTGATATGGTGAATCCTCAACACAA AGGTCCTTGGGGTGCGCTTTCACCTATTCCTGAGAATAACGCTCTTGCTGTTAATACTCAG GAGGGATCAGTTTTTGCTGCATCTGGTGATTCTTGTGCATATTGTTGGGATGTG GAAACTGGCAAAGTGAAAATGGTATTCAAGGGGCACATGGAGTATTTGCATTGTATAGTTGCACGCAACTCGTCCAATCAG ATCATAACAGGTTCGGAGGATGGGACAACACGAATTTGGG ATTGCAAAAGTGGAAAGTGTACCCAAGTAATTGATCAAGTAAAACATTTGAAGTTGAAAGGATCTGCTTCGTGGGTTGGCTGTGTTGCTTTAGATGCAAGTGAGAGTTGGTTG GCTTGCAGTAGTGGACGAAATATATCACTTTGGAACCTGCCTGCTTCTGAATGTGTATCAAAAATTCCAACGCGTGCTACTGTACAGGACATGTTATTTGACAATAATCAA ATTTTGACTGTTGGTACAGATCCTCTGCTCAATCGCTTTGACATGAATGGCACGATCCTTTCACAAATACAGTGTGCTCCTTCGTCATCTTTTTCTATCTCCTTACATCCTGCAGGG GTTATGGCAGTTGGAGGCTATGGTGGCCTTGTTGATGTTATCTCACAATTTGGCAGTCACATGTGCACATTTCATTGTTAA
- the LOC106768336 gene encoding peroxidase N-like → MKKSCGLRGYYLCVINMFMLLLVARSQLTSDFYSSSCPNLSKIVRREVQKALMNEMRMAASLLRLHFHDCFVNGCDGSILLDGGGDAEKSAIPNLNSVRGYEVVDTIKSSVESACSGVVSCADILAIAARDSVLLSGGPSWKVLLGRRDGKVSNGTLANSALPAPFDPLDTIIAKFNDAGLNLTDVVSLSGAHTIGRARCTFFSNRLSNFSGTGAPDTTLDTAMLSDLQSLCQNGDGNATAVLDRNSSDLFDNHYFKNLASGKGLLSSDQILFSSNEANSTSKPLVESYINNSGLFFVDFVNSMIKMGNINPKTGSDGEIRKNCRVINS, encoded by the exons atGAAGAAGTCGTGTGGCTTGAGAGGTTACTACCTTTGTGTAATCAATATGTTCATGTTGCTTTTGGTAGCAAGGTCCCAACTGACATCAGATTTCTATAGCTCATCATGTCCTAACCTTTCAAAAATAGTAAGAAGAGAGGTTCAAAAAGCTCTCATGAATGAGATGCGAATGGCTGCTTCTTTGCTTCGCCTTCACTTTCATGATTGCTTTGTCAAC GGCTGTGATGGATCAATACTACTAGATGGTGGTGGTGATGCAGAGAAGTCTGCTATTCCTAATCTGAACTCTGTTAGAGGATATGAGGTTGTAGATACAATCAAAAGTTCAGTGGAGAGTGCATGCAGTGGGGTCGTCTCCTGTGCGGATATATTAGCCATCGCTGCCAGAGATTCTGTGCTCCTA AGTGGTGGACCTTCTTGGAAGGTTTTGCTAGGACGAAGAGATGGCAAGGTATCAAACGGAACCCTGGCAAATAGTGCTCTTCCTGCGCCATTTGATCCATTGGATACCATCATTGCAAAGTTTAATGATGCAGGCCTTAATCTCACAGATGTTGTTTCTTTATCAG GTGCCCATACCATTGGCCGAGCAAGGTGTACTTTTTTTAGCAATAGATTGTCCAACTTCTCAGGAACAGGTGCACCAGACACCACACTAGACACTGCCATGCTCTCTGATCTGCAAAGTTTGTGTCAAAATGGAGATGGAAACGCAACTGCAGTTCTTGATAGAAACTCATCAGATCTATTTGACAACCACTACTTCAAGAACTTGGCCAGTGGAAAGGGGCTTCTCAGTTCTGACCAGATTCTATTTTCTAGTAATGAGGCTAATTCAACCTCTAAACCTTTGGTGGAAAGCTATATCAACAATAGTGGCCTCTTCTTCGTGGACTTTGTCAATTCTATGATCAAAATGGGGAACATAAATCCAAAGACTGGGTCCGATGGAGAGATTAGGAAGAACTGCAGAGTGATAAATTCCTAG